ATATCAGGTAATCTCATCTTAATTTTTTTAAAAATATATTGTTGTATATAAAGTTATACATCGATATGCTTCTTGTGTACAGTCAAATCCAGGTGGAAGGATTGCAAAATTTGGATTATCTTGACCAACTAAAGAACAGAACACGTTTCACTGACCATGGCAAATTTATAACTTTTAATTCACAGGTAAAACTTATCCCTTTTTTTACCAACTGCTTATATCGTCACTAGTATAAAAAAAAGAAACACTGCTAACTCTTCAAAATAGCTTGCGAGGCTTTACCTAAGGACTCCAAACAAGATCAGAATCGTGGACCACAAGAAAAAAAAGACAATCGTGGTGCGCAAGGAAGGACAAGCTGATGCAGGTAATGACTTACGCAAAAACATATTGTTCTAGTAACGATGGATCATTTATAATGATAATACAATATGCAGTGGTGTGGAATTCATGGGACAAGAAAGTGGTCGATTTGGGAGTTGAAGATTACAGACGTTTTGTTGCTGTGGAACCAGTTGAGGTCGAGAAACCGATCATATTGAAACCTGGACAAGAGTGGAAAGCGATTTTCCAAGTGTCTGTGGTTCCTTCTGGTTGCTCCAGGAAGTCATGCATTCCTCATACTTAAAAACTTAAAAATGTCGTTAAAGTAATACTTCTGGTCAGGATCCACACCTGACCTTACCAGTGTATTTTTTGTAACTTTAGTATTCTTGGTTCAAGTTATCGACAATAATTGATATTTTCAATAATAATCAACTTTTATATCTAGCTTGCCTGCCATATAAAATTTTACAGAGCGAATGTGGCTTGAGAATTGAGATATGTAGCGTAATATCGAGCGGTCATATAATATGTGTATGAATCGTAAGGCCACGAACAAGAGCGAATGTGGCGTTACAGCTGGTTTTCAGAAAGATAAAATAAAATTTTTCTTTATATGGTCAACATAATGAACTCCTTTCACAAAGGATTTACGGTATCTCCATTGGTGTACTCCGAAATAGAATAAGACCATCTCCAATTATTTCCTTCATTTTTTTTGCTTTAAAATAAAATAAATTCAAAATGAATTCGAGATTTATTCCAATGGTTTCTCTTATTTTCTTGGTTATAAATATATTTATTCCTCAACTTTTCATTTATTGCTAATAGTACCTTTTATTTTATAAAATTTTAAATTACACCCACTTATTTTTAAGTTTTACAATTTTAATCAAACATAAACTTTTAAGATCCAATCGAAGGTGCTTATCAAACATCTGATCAGTTCTGGTCTCATGTGGTAGAAATCTATTAGAATGAAAAATGCAAATTTGAGTGAACTAAGAAGATCTCCAAGCTCGAGTTCAGACTATTGAAAATACAAATCAAGTCAAAATGATGCTAATAGGAGATCCAAAATACAAATCAGGTTGGAGTTTGATCATGTTTGAAATATTATTAAAAATTTCAAGAAATTTCAAGATAAAGACATTTATGCTAGACAAGTGAGAAATTTGAGTGAACTAAGAAGATCCGTCCAAGCTCGAGTTCAGACTATTGAAAAGCAACAAAAAAATTTGCATACATACGCCAGACAATATGGAATTAGACCTCTAATGGTACTTCAAAATACTTCAAAATATAAGTGCTAATGTATTACTTGTTTCAAGTTTTATTTGAATAAATAATCATTACTTTAAAATATTTTACAGCCTAATCAAGTCAAAATGATGCTAATAGGAGATCCAAAATACAAATCAGGTTGGAAGTTTGATCATGTTTGAAATATTATTAAAAATTTCAAGAAATTTCAAGATAAAGACATTTATGCTAGACAAGTGAGAAATCCATGTGGTTTTGGATATACATCTTCTGAATCAGAAATCCTACTTTTGATTTTGCTATACAAGTATCTCCAGATTTATCTTCATTTTTTTCTAAATTTGGATAACAGATAGTACTGGTGAGGTTTCATCTCAGCGATCAATTGGAGTGAAAAGTCTAAGTTAAAAAGAAAATGTGATGATCAAACATGTAATTAGTATTTTTAGAAGAAGGAAACAAACAACTTTTGAAGCAACTAAAAAATACAACTGCACAAAAAGAACACCAGTTGGAGATTTATAGTCAGAATTATGCCTTAAAAGAACTAAAGGAGAAGAACAAATTTTTATTTCGAAATTTAGCTTACATTCAAGATTCAAATATTTATGCATAAGTCCAAGCTGAACAAACACAAATTTTACGGAAAATGACTATACAACACCAAGATCAAAGAATTCCTCATGCATCTATTACATTCAGTTAATATTTTAATAATTTTGGTGGATCTTGAAATAACCTTGGCTGATAGGAATTTGGTGGCTTCAATGTTAAAGTATCCTCAGAAGACCTCAAGCAAAATACATATTTTATTGGTTACGATTAATAAAGACTTCAGGTCTGTAATACAAGATTTACGTGAATATGGTTATATCGTCTTCTCAGCTATTAGCAAGGAGTTTGCCGAACAAGAAGCAACAAAATATGTTTTTTTTTCAGTTGGTTATACAGTTCTGTTTTTAGTTTTTTTTTAACTAATGGTCATTTAAGAGTATTCCTCGTATTATTCTTTTCTTTTTGAGAAACAGAAATTTACTTCAGTTTTACTCTTTATTTTGAAATGAATTAGTGAATAAAAATAGAGTAATCATATGGGATTATGCTATATTTTGGAGTGGTCATACTTTTTATTATTTTTAGAATAGTTAAAATTTAAATTTAAATTATAAAATGTTTATTTTAAATTGAATCATGAACGAAATGAAATAAGTTTGAAGATGTTCTTAAATCTGATAGCTCTCTCAGTTTAGTATAGGGTAATTGAAGATTTCATCTTTTGTGATTGGTTCAATACCATTTAGATCAAGCAATACCGGTTTACACTTTGCTTTCGTTAATGATTCAATAAGATTTCATATTTGCAAAAGAGACCTTAAACTTTGTATAAAGGTGAAATACAGCCAATAAATAACGATTCCTGTCTTTTCTCTCCACTTACTCACGAGTGTGGGCTTTTAAAATCTTTCCCTCGACTCCACCCAAATCCTCGCCGGCGACAGAAAACCCTAGATTCGATTCACCGCCGGTTCCTCCACCAATGTCGTCGTTCAATCTATTCTCCACCCCACAACAGCCCCAGCAGCAAACAGCAACTCCTTCCCCCTTTCAAACTCAATCGTTTCAGCCGCAGACCAATTCCTTCTTCTCCCAACCTCCACAGCAGCAGCAGCAGCAAACGCCGTCGTTTCAGCCGCAACAGTTCCAACAACAACAACAACCACAACAGCAAGTACAACAGCTGTATCTCTTCACGAACGACAAAGCTCCGGCGAGTTACAGCACCAAGTGGGCCGATCTTCACCCCGATTCTCAGAAACTCCTCCTTCAGATCGAGTAAGTTCATAAAGTCGATTCCTTTATATCATTAGGCTTGCTCTAGAGTGATAAAGTCGATTCCTTTATATCATTAGGCTTGCTCTAGAGTGATAAAGTCTGAATCTTTATTGTTTGTTTGTTTGTGTGAATCCTTTAGAGGGAAGATATTAGAGTACAGAAGCGAGAGTCAGAGGCTAGACCAATGCAGTCGTCTTTACGATTCCTCTGTTTCAACCGAAGGGTTCGAGTTTGATGCTAGCCGCATTGTTCAGGTTTTGATGATTCCATCTCTTTATTCTTATTGGTTAATCTCAGTCTTGTGTTAAAGTTTGGTTCTTTTTTTGTAGGAGCTTGGTGGGATTAACACTACCATGGACAGACAGAAAGCTGTTCTCCACGAGCTTATGGTGGTTGTTAAAGACATGCTGCGTGATTCCGAGGTTGCTGTTCGGTCTTTCATTATGCTACAGCCAAGATTCCCTCAATCTAAGCCACGTGGAGGAGGAGGAGCTGCTACTGGTTCTGAGGCGCAGGGAGCTAACCAGGCTGCTGCTTCCTCTGGTCATCAACAGCAAGGAGTTGCTTCCGTTGTTCAAGTTTCTGATTTTTACCGTGGGGTTCCGAGGAAGCCCACTGTTTTCTTACAGCAGACGGTTGCGAGGTTTGAGAAGTATCTAGGCGAGTGTAGACAGTGGGTTGAGGAGCTGGAGCAGCTGCTTGCTTTGGATTCCGACAAGTTTAGTCGGCATGTTTCTCTTTTGGAGTCTCTTCCGAAAGTCATCTCTAATGTCCATGACTTCTTTGTTCATGTCGCTGCTAAGGTTGAGAATATTCACCAATACATTGAGTCGATGAGGACGGCGTATCTTGCTGACCAGCGTCGGAGAGGAGAGTGCCATGACCCGTTTCTTGAGGCGGATCGGAGGGAAACAGCGAAACAAGAAGCTGCTGCTAAAAGAGTCCACCCAACTCTTCATCTACCTGCTAATACTGCTACAAGTACACAAACCTCAACCCAAGTTGCTGGATTGATTACCAGCTCAAATGCTCCACCAGCATCTGCAGCCTTTCCAACACCAAACCCTTCTTCAGGAGGCGGGTTGTTTCTTAGCACGCCTGCTTCTGCTGCACCTGCGACTTCTCTCTTTGCTACACCATCTTCTGCTGCTCCTAGCTCTTCTTTGTTTGGAGCAGCAGCTACTCCTTCGCAGACACCACTCTTTGGTTCTTCACCGGCTTCTACATTTGGTTCTGCTCCATCTTTGTTTGGACAGCCAACTCCATCAATTGCTGCTACGCCTTCACAGTTTGCAGGTACAAAGACATGACACGTTTCCTAAATTCTCATAGGATACAGTTTGCATCAAGTTTGTTTTTGTCTGTAGTCTCAAGTTGTGTTATTATCTGTTTCCCCCTTTAGGTATTACACCGGGTTCAGGAGCCAGCTTCGGTTCTATGACTGTAAGTACATTTTGTTGCATCTATGTGACTCAATCTATCTAACGACTGCATTCAATTCAATGCATAACTGAACTTGTTTTTCTCTTTCACTGCAGAAATACTCAAGGCCAAAATCTAGAACTTCCCGCCGTTAGCAACTGGATTCTTCTCAAGTTCCATCTCTCAGCCTGACCACACATCATCACATCTCTTGAGAGTTCATCTATTTCGCTTGGTGTTGTTTAGTTTGGTGAAAGTGGGTTTATTGAATCTTATGCACCAGTTTGTATCCTATGTTCGTTATTTATTGAATTGATGATTTAATGTTATCAAAAACAGTCACAGGGCACAAAAGTGTATCATCTTACTCATATCATCTGGATAATGTTTTTACTGTAGTAATCTTATTCATACAATCATCCATCCCATGAAACATGTAGTCTATCATGGTGGTATAAACTTAAATTATTTTTTTCATAATATAAATGACAATAATGATGTCATTTTTAGCCTTGTTTATTCATATTTATCAGCAATCTTTAGTAGACGGTCACAGAGCTCAAGTGGCTTGGAGAACATTGGCATGTGATCTGCATCTTTGATCTCCATCACTTCTTTAACCGGGAAATTATCTATAATCCATCGCTGAAATTCTTTGGTTAAACTTTTATCTTCTCCGCATATGACATACACACGAGTAACCGAACCATATCCTTCCTCGGTTAAGCTTTTGGTCCCCGTCAGGTTACTGGTAATCGCCGGTCCAACTCTCACCAACATTTTGGCCAGCTCAAAATCCTAACAATCGACAAAAATAAATATTTCAAATTTAATCAAAAAATAAAATGAATAAATAAATAAAAATATTCATAAAATTGGTCTTGACAACAAAAAAAAAAGTATTTTGGTTAAGTCTTACTTCAACAGGTGAAAGTTGGTACATGTACTTGGCCAGGAACTTGGTTCCAAGAAATACAGACGTTAGAGGACGTTCCTGTGTTCCGTATGTCCCAAACTCCATGTTTGAACTTTCTTCTTCTGTAAAACTCTCTAGACACTGCCATAACTCACACAAGCCGCGAATCACCAATGATATGACTTTTTTTTTTGTTGAAATGTAATTTATTTATCAACAAAGAATAAAAAATATATTGTACAAAGGAATTTTCCTTATTGTTTTTGGGGCATATGATATCTTGAGCAAAATACTATACCGTTTCCGTATTTCTTAAATATACTATTTAGTCACATTTCTCTCAAAAATATTACCAATAGAAGTATATAAGTTTTGGATCATACCTTTTCAAAAGTGTAAGAAGGTGGATTCGTTATGTCCGGCATGAACGACGCTACAAAAACAGCAACAGAGATCTTACTAGGAAACATGTCGGCTGCAAGACCAACCGATGGTCCTCCTAGGCTATGCGCGACGAGGATGGCCTTATCATCTGAGTCAAAAGACTCGAGAACCTTAAGCAATGGTTTGGTGTAATCCTCAAGCGACTGAATCTCTTCCACTCTGCTCATGTTGACACCAGAAGCCGTTAGATCCACGACAGTCACACGGTGTCCTGAAGCTTCCAGCACCGGTTTGACCTTGTACCAGCACCACGCACCATGGCAACCTCCGTGAACCAGCACATATTGCTTCATTTTTTCTCTGTTTTTTTTTTCTTCCTCTAATTGTTGTGGTCGTGTTGTGGGGTTCTTCATTTATGGGTTGGGGACAGTTTCACATTGGATTGTCACTTTCAAAAGGGTTTATGATTGATTAACTTGGACACGTAGATCCACTAGAGATAAGGCATTACTACCTCGTGTCTAAATTCAAAAGTTTTTTAACCAAGCTAGTGGGAAAACTGTACGTAGGACAGTCTTGTTTTGTCTGTTATGAGTCCACCCGGT
This sequence is a window from Brassica oleracea var. oleracea cultivar TO1000 chromosome C1, BOL, whole genome shotgun sequence. Protein-coding genes within it:
- the LOC106311732 gene encoding methylesterase 9-like, producing MKNPTTRPQQLEEEKKNREKMKQYVLVHGGCHGAWCWYKVKPVLEASGHRVTVVDLTASGVNMSRVEEIQSLEDYTKPLLKVLESFDSDDKAILVAHSLGGPSVGLAADMFPSKISVAVFVASFMPDITNPPSYTFEKCLESFTEEESSNMEFGTYGTQERPLTSVFLGTKFLAKYMYQLSPVEDFELAKMLVRVGPAITSNLTGTKSLTEEGYGSVTRVYVICGEDKSLTKEFQRWIIDNFPVKEVMEIKDADHMPMFSKPLELCDRLLKIADKYE
- the LOC106311722 gene encoding nuclear pore complex protein NUP58 gives rise to the protein MSSFNLFSTPQQPQQQTATPSPFQTQSFQPQTNSFFSQPPQQQQQQTPSFQPQQFQQQQQPQQQVQQLYLFTNDKAPASYSTKWADLHPDSQKLLLQIEGKILEYRSESQRLDQCSRLYDSSVSTEGFEFDASRIVQELGGINTTMDRQKAVLHELMVVVKDMLRDSEVAVRSFIMLQPRFPQSKPRGGGGAATGSEAQGANQAAASSGHQQQGVASVVQVSDFYRGVPRKPTVFLQQTVARFEKYLGECRQWVEELEQLLALDSDKFSRHVSLLESLPKVISNVHDFFVHVAAKVENIHQYIESMRTAYLADQRRRGECHDPFLEADRRETAKQEAAAKRVHPTLHLPANTATSTQTSTQVAGLITSSNAPPASAAFPTPNPSSGGGLFLSTPASAAPATSLFATPSSAAPSSSLFGAAATPSQTPLFGSSPASTFGSAPSLFGQPTPSIAATPSQFAGITPGSGASFGSMTKYSRPKSRTSRR